One Thermoanaerobacter pseudethanolicus ATCC 33223 genomic window, AAGTTTACGGCTTTTGCTGCTCTTCTCATCTCTGGTGTAACTTTTTCCATTGGGACTTTAAAAACTTCCGAAGCAGTCCTTAAATGTATATCTTCATTATTCATAAAAGATTCTATTAGCTTTTCATCTCCCGAAACATGTGCTAAAACTCGTAGTTCAATCTGAGAATAATCAGCTGAGACAATATACCCATCTTTAGTCCGCGGAATAAAAGCTCTTCTAATTTGCCTTCCAAATTCTTCTCTTATAGGTATATTTTGTAGATTTGGCTCGGTACTGCTTATTCTGCCTGTAGAAGTGACCATTTGCTTAAAATTAGAATGTACTCTATTGTTTTCATCCATGAGAGGCAAAAATCCATTTATATAAGTAGATTTAAGTTTTGTAAGTTGCCTATACTCTATTATATCATTGACAATATTATTGTAAGGAACTAATTGCTCTAAAACTTCAGAATCTGTAGAATACCCTGTTTTTGTTTTCTTTATTACTGGTAAATTTAATTTTTCAAACAAAAATTCACTTAATTGCTTAGGAGAATTTACATTAAATTGATACCCTGCCTCTTTATAAATTTTATCTAGTATTTCTGCTATTCTATCATTTATTTTTTGTGAAAGCTCTTTTAGGACTTCTTTATCCAATGTAAAACCACTTACTTCCATTGATTTTAAGACTTCTACAAGAGGCATTTCTATTTCCAACAAAAGTCTTTTCATATCCATTTCTTCAATAAAATTCATCAACTTTTCTCTTAAATCAAATAGATGTACACATCTACTGCAAATGTAATCAGCAAGTATATCTTCTCCTATTTCTTCAAGTTTCTTTTTATCCCTACCTTTGCCAAATACCTCTTCATAAGATGGAACATCAACCTTTAAATATTTTTTTAGCACACGATCTAAATCATAGTTAGACTCAGAAGGATTTAAAAGATAAGCCATTATAGCAGTATCCATGTACTTGCTTTTACACTCTATTCCTTTATAAGAAAGCTTAACTAAAAAATCTTTTATTTCATGGGTTGTAAATTCAAATTTTTCTTTTTCAAAAATCTCTTTTAAATCTTTTATTTGAAAACCATCAATATAAACAGTATCGTTTCCAAAAGAAAAAGCTATTTTCTTTATTTCCCCTTCATAAATTAGTGGATAAAAAGCAATACTTTTGCTATCTTGCAATAAAGCTATTAATTTTTTTATATCTACTTTTGACCATTTTTGAACTTTATGATTATTTACAATCTCTACGTTATTTTTTTTCTTTATGCTATCAATCAAACTAAAGAATTCTAATTTATTAAAAAGCTCCAAAAGCTTCTCCTCATTAAAGTCTTTTACTCTATATTCCTCAAAATCTATCTCAATGGGAATGTCTCTTTTTATAGTAGCAAGTTTTTTACTCATTATAGCTAATTCTTTATTATTTTCTATATTTTCTTTTATCTTACCTTTGAGCTGAGAAAGATTTTGTAGTAAATTCTCAATTGTTCCAAAGTCTTTTAATAGTTTAATTGCTGTTTTTTCCCCTATATTAGGTATTCCAGGGATGTTGTCAGATTTATCCCCCATTAGTCCTTTTAAATCTATAAATTGGTGAGGAGTTATTTCATATCTTTCTAAAACAGCCTTTTCGTCAAACTCTTCCATCTGAGTTATACCCTTTTTAGAAATCTTCACTTTCACTTTATCCGAAACTAATTGAAGCGCGTCCCTATCTCCTGTAACTACAAGCACTTCCATTTCTTTTTCCTCTGCCAACTTTGAAATAGTACCTATGATGTCATCAGCTTCGTAACCTTCTAATTCTAAAATCTTTATATTAAAGCCCTCAATAATTTCTTTTAAAAGGTCTACCTGTTCAGCCAATTCTTCTGGCATTGCTTGTCTTGTAGCTTTGTAGTCTTGATACTCTTTGTGTCTAAAAGTAGGAGCTTTTTTGTCAAAAGCAATAGCTATGTAATCAGGTTTTTCCTCTTCAATAAGTTTTATAAGCATCATAGTAAAACCGTACAAAGCATTTGTATGTAATCCTTCACTTGTAGTAAGCATAGGCAATGCATAATAGGCTCTGTACATGAGGCTACTCCCGTCAATTACTAAAAATTTAGACATTAAATCACTCCCATTTTTATTTCTTTGTATTTTAATATACCGCAAAAAAAAGAAGATGTAAATTGTCATCTTCTTTTTTTGATCTGAGAAATTACACTTTCAAATTCAACCTCCTAAAATTAAATAGTAAATTAGGTCATCGCAAAACTCTAAAAACCTCACAAACACTTTTGTCAAATTCTTATATAGATTAAACTCAAAAACAAAATGTAGGAAATTGTCACAAGTTTTTTATTCACTGTCACAAAGACATAACTAAAGGAAATTAGGGAGCACATGCTCCCTATGTTTTTTTTAATAAAATCCCTAAACCAATTATAATCAGCAAAACAGGCCAAATAATTTTAAAACTCAACCAAGGTAATAATCTATCTAGCAAAAGCAATGCTCCAAAAATCACTAAAGCCCAACCTAAAACTTCGTTTACTTTGTTAGATTTATCTTCTGCTTCTACCGTACTATCTTGTTGGTGTTCTTCGGCTTTAGGCTCTTCTTCTACAATTTTTCCTTTTAATTGATAAGGATTTTCCGGTATTAATATCCAAGCAATGATATACGGAATCAGTCCAATACCACTAAATATCGCTAAAAGGCAAATAATTCTTACTAAAGTCACGTCAATGTCCAAATACTCCGCTATTCCTCCACAGACTCCTCCTACCATTTTTTCCACCCTAGACCTGTACAATTTTCCACTCATATTGTGACCTCCAATCTAATACTCTACTTATCATAAATCAATAAAATTCAAAGGAAATAAATAGAAAAACTTACTCGTAAAAATTAAGATTAAAATCGCCAATAATATAACTCCTATGTTAATATCGCTCTTTTCATTTCCATATAATTTACTGCTAAATATCAGTTCTAAGCCCAGCAAAATAAAAAATATGGGCCATATCATTTTGTAAACTAAAGAAGGTATAAATACGTTAAAATTCGGTAAAAGTAACAAAATCCCCATAAATATAAGAGAAAGTGCACTGGCTAAAATTCCTGCCCTTCTTTTCATTTTTACCATGCCTCCTTTACTTCACTCTATAAAACATTATACATATTATGAAAGTATAAAGTCAAAATAAAAAATTTTTATAAAAAATATCTTTGGAGGTGTAATAATGGATAACAAATGGTATTTTGATATAGCTCCCGGCGCTGTTGATGACTTAAAAGCCCATGCAAAAGACATAACAACTCTTATTCCTTTTTGGTATGGAGTAAAAGAAGATGGAACTTTAGCCGACATGTCTTCAAATGAAGTCAAAAAAATCGCTTCTGATAACAATTTGCCTCTTTATCCTATAATCCACAATTATTCGGACCCAAAAAAGTCACAACTAATACACGACTTATTATCCTCTACCACTTTGAGAGATACTTTAATTGCAAGTATTAGAGATATGGCAGTCGCAAACAATTACCCCGGTATAAATATAGATTTTGAGTTTGTTCCCCCTGAAGACAGGTCAAATTTAAACACTTTTTTAGAAAACCTTTATACTTCCTTAAAAGCGGTAGGAAAAATTGTTACAATATCAGTGCCAGCAGAATTAAGTGATAACCCTCAGCATCCTTTTTCAGGTGCTTTTCAATATTCCTTTATCGCTCAAAATGCAGACCAGATATACATTCTCGCATACGATGAACACTTCTCACAGCCAGGGCCTATTGCTTCTATAGGCTTTG contains:
- a CDS encoding PspC domain-containing protein; translated protein: MSGKLYRSRVEKMVGGVCGGIAEYLDIDVTLVRIICLLAIFSGIGLIPYIIAWILIPENPYQLKGKIVEEEPKAEEHQQDSTVEAEDKSNKVNEVLGWALVIFGALLLLDRLLPWLSFKIIWPVLLIIIGLGILLKKT
- a CDS encoding LiaI-LiaF-like domain-containing protein, with protein sequence MKRRAGILASALSLIFMGILLLLPNFNVFIPSLVYKMIWPIFFILLGLELIFSSKLYGNEKSDINIGVILLAILILIFTSKFFYLFPLNFIDL
- a CDS encoding glycosyl hydrolase family 18 protein, with the translated sequence MDNKWYFDIAPGAVDDLKAHAKDITTLIPFWYGVKEDGTLADMSSNEVKKIASDNNLPLYPIIHNYSDPKKSQLIHDLLSSTTLRDTLIASIRDMAVANNYPGINIDFEFVPPEDRSNLNTFLENLYTSLKAVGKIVTISVPAELSDNPQHPFSGAFQYSFIAQNADQIYILAYDEHFSQPGPIASIGFVTNVLNYAVTVIPPEKIWLGMAVYGYDWTEGINYPRTLTYEQAVTLARNLGVTVIYDETAQESTYTYVLDGKTHTVWFEDSRSFSAKLSLVDRYKLSGIAIWRLGQEDPAIWNILKER
- the polA gene encoding DNA polymerase I — protein: MSKFLVIDGSSLMYRAYYALPMLTTSEGLHTNALYGFTMMLIKLIEEEKPDYIAIAFDKKAPTFRHKEYQDYKATRQAMPEELAEQVDLLKEIIEGFNIKILELEGYEADDIIGTISKLAEEKEMEVLVVTGDRDALQLVSDKVKVKISKKGITQMEEFDEKAVLERYEITPHQFIDLKGLMGDKSDNIPGIPNIGEKTAIKLLKDFGTIENLLQNLSQLKGKIKENIENNKELAIMSKKLATIKRDIPIEIDFEEYRVKDFNEEKLLELFNKLEFFSLIDSIKKKNNVEIVNNHKVQKWSKVDIKKLIALLQDSKSIAFYPLIYEGEIKKIAFSFGNDTVYIDGFQIKDLKEIFEKEKFEFTTHEIKDFLVKLSYKGIECKSKYMDTAIMAYLLNPSESNYDLDRVLKKYLKVDVPSYEEVFGKGRDKKKLEEIGEDILADYICSRCVHLFDLREKLMNFIEEMDMKRLLLEIEMPLVEVLKSMEVSGFTLDKEVLKELSQKINDRIAEILDKIYKEAGYQFNVNSPKQLSEFLFEKLNLPVIKKTKTGYSTDSEVLEQLVPYNNIVNDIIEYRQLTKLKSTYINGFLPLMDENNRVHSNFKQMVTSTGRISSTEPNLQNIPIREEFGRQIRRAFIPRTKDGYIVSADYSQIELRVLAHVSGDEKLIESFMNNEDIHLRTASEVFKVPMEKVTPEMRRAAKAVNFGIIYGISDYGLSRDLKISRKEAKEYINNYFERYKGVKEYIEKIVRFAKENGYVITIMNRRRYIPEINSRNFTQRSQAERLAMNAPIQGSAADIIKMAMVRVYNDLEKLKLKSKLILQVHDELVVDTYKDEVEIVKKILKDNMENVVQLKVPLVVEIGVGPNWFLAK